Within Spinacia oleracea cultivar Varoflay chromosome 4, BTI_SOV_V1, whole genome shotgun sequence, the genomic segment catctaactcaatcatcatttgtactgcctccgtcccaaaatataGTGCATATTTTCCATTTTGGGTGTCCCAATTGCCTGTTTTCCATTTTTGGTGTCCCAAAATGTGGAGTAAACTGTACtgaaggtccctaaactttgccaaaaggagcagttaggtccctcaagtttcaaaaggagcatttaggtccctcaaaatggatggaaaacgctgctttttgttttccgtcactaacgtccgttaaaatgcatttaataatattaaaaattattaaaataaaaggagaattaatatacacgtagattaatgattgaaaacagatgattttgatgaaaataaGCGTTTTCCAATCACTTAGCCTTTTCAACTTACTTTTTCAATGTGTACACGTGGAAACCCTTCCAACTTCCCTCGTTTTTTCTGGTTCCTAATAATGTTTTGGCGGTAAGTTTTTACTGTTCCCAACCCTATTTCcccccttttcacttcctatttatatggtccccccccccccccccccccattttcAATCTCAGTTGTCTTTTTGCCATTTACTCACTCAAACACTTAAGAGAATTAGAAGTTATTACTCTGAGTTTTCTGCAAAAAAATGGGTTCTTGCGTATCAAACAAAAGGTCTGCTGATTCCAAGTGGGAAGGTCTCACCAGGAagagaacaagaacaagaatatCCAGATGGGACGAAGGTATTTTCATTCAATTTGTCggttttttcaataaatgtttgcAGTTGAGCCATGATAAATTAGGGCTTTTTTGTTAAGTAACTTTTTCCCAAAATTGGTGCATGCATTATCTTGATTGTGGtgttttatatgttaatttaaaCAATCGTGGGCTTATTTCGCATAATTTATCAATTGAAGTTGGAATTAGGGTTTCGTCCGTTTTTACTTTCCAAtatttaattcgaattgatgcttgcatgttcttgaaaatggtgtttaatatgttaaattatacaattgttgcctaacttggaattaatttaaactagattttgtagtaattagggtttcacttactgtttttgattcacttaaataaaaaatagagtttgattaattcgaattgatgcttgcattttcttgaaaatggtgtttcTTTAAACTATTGTTTCTTAATTTAGAAGTATTTTAATCTAGATTCCGTATAATAATTAGGGTTTACTTACTGTTTTCTTGACTTTGGCCGTTACTTTGACTTTAGGAGCCCATGCTTTAAGGGAGGCACACCCCCTTTGCCATCATCAGGACATTCTAATCACCCAGATCTTCCCCAGGCTGGACTGGGAGGGGCAGTCTGCTGTGCAGAGTGTGTGCAAGCAGTGGCGTCGGTGGGCCAAGCTGCGGTACCGCCTCCCATACCACTACCCTCAAGGATGCTACCGTGCATGGCTGCGTGAGTGGGTCATCATGGACATCATTGACAATGATGGTCGTGACTTCCACGCCTGGTTGGACAAGGACATGACCGTCTACTTTGACGGCTTCCCCCTCCTTTTCAAGGAAGAGGAGGAGTAGCTGGTGGTGGAGGCCATGCAGGGTGGGTGGTGGTGGCGCTGGTGGTGGCCCCTCTTTTGTCAAGCTTTTGTTGATCCAGCTTGTTTAtagctttttttatttttaattttcaaggaCAATTACATTACTACTGTCATTGCAATGTTGGTTTTTGTGGAAGGTGACAAATGTTGGTTTTTGGTATTTGTCACTGCTATGACAGTAGTTTATACTTAACCGTAGGCTTCTCCCTcaatagtggattgaggttgTAATGTAAGGGTTGAAGCCTACCCTTTTGTAAATTCAAATGGAATGATCATGATGAATGAATGAAGATAACTGTTTCCTTTTGTTATCTCTTGTGTtgttattcaagctttcatttggtttgatttcttaaagttttgttcttttaattgatattgttttaactttgatCAGATGATGTTGATGATTTGACTTTGAACCCTTGCATATATGTGCATCATGGTGGTGAATGGGTTGTGCAAGGTGATATGGTTTATAGTGGGGGGAGGGTGGATGTCTTTGATTACATCCATGAGAATGCAGATGGGAAATATGTTAAGGAATTAGTGGATAGTTTAGGTTATAATGATATAGAGAAAGTACATTTCTGGGACCCTAGGAAAGAATTCAAGAATGGGGTtaggtttttaggttttgataGTAGTACTTGTGACCCTTTCTTAGCTTTACTCTTTGAATACAAAAGCATTCATATATACATTGAACATAAAATCAAACCCACCTACAACTTTAACCTAAACAGGAGTGCAGGAGGGGGAGGAGGGAGAGGTAGCTTCCTTGAGTTGTTGAATACTGATGTGGTTGActtaaattctgattatgtggAACCACCTTTTACAGTACTCCCACCCAAACAAACTGAAACTCAACCTGAAACTCAACCTGAACCTCATATTCAACCTCAAAATGTGCCTCAAcctgaaattgattatgattcaGAGGGTacagatgaagatgatgatgagttaGCCACTGCTAGGTCTAAGATATCTGATGATATGAGAAGGGAAAGGCTTATTTTGAGGAGTTAGTAATGCTGAAAAAACTAGCAGAAAGTAAAGTAGAAGGTGGTCTGAATTTGGGGGATGACTTTGATGGATACAGTGACTTAGACAGCCCTAGTGAGTCAGAAGATGAGGATGATGTTGGTTACTTAGTTGCACCACAACACCATAAGAGGGGGAGAGGGAAACAGAAGCAAAACGACACTGAAACTGAAGAGAGGGAAGCCACTTTTTATGTGGGGCAACAGTTTGAGAATCCAAAGACATTTAGGAAAGcaatcatagattattcaattgATAAAGGAAGAAACATTCCATTTTCTAAAAATGATTCCACTAGGGTTTGTGCAGAGTGTGAGCACAAAGATAAAGGTTGTAAATGGAGAATTTGGGCTTCATGGGAGAGAGGAAGAAGGTCATTTACAGTGAAAACATTTGTCAGTGAGCACACTTGTGGTAGGACACCTATCATTAAGAAGATGACTTCACATTGGATTGCAGAACACTACCAGAATCTGTTTAAGGTTAACCCTTACATGAGAGTGCAAGATATTCAGGAAACCATTTGGTTAGAAAAGGGTATAAGGGTGAGCAAAGACAAGGCTGCCAGGGCTAGGAGAAGGGGTCAAGCACTCATTGTTGGTGAATACAAAGAGCAGTATGCATTACTCCCAAGGTATGCAGCTGAGATACTAAGAAGCAATCCAGGGAACACAGTGAAGTTGAAGTTGGATGCAAATGTGTTTGACAGACTGTATTTGTGTTTTGAGGCACTTAGGAAAGGGTTCTTGGCAGGATGCAGACCTTTCATATCACTTGATGGATGTTTCTTAAAGGGACCATTTGGGGGTCAATTGTTAGTAGCAGTAGGGAGGGATGGAAACAATCAAATGTTCCCTTTGGCTTGGGTTGTTTGTGAGGTTGAGAGCACTGACACATGGAGTTGGTTTCTAGAACTTCTAGCTACTGATTTAGGCACTAGTGAAGGAGCAGGGTACACTTTCATGTCTGACCAACAAAAGGGTTTACTTGCTGCTGTGTCAAATGTGTTTCCACAAGCTGAAAGTAGGGTGTGTGCAAGGCATGTGTACTGTAACTTTAGgggagtgtttggaggtggtTTAGAGTACAGAAAACAATTTTGGACTATTGCAAAAAGCAACACAGTAAATCACTTCAATGAAAACATTGAAgtaatgaggggtatttcacaTGAAGCTGCTGAAGACCTACTGAAAAGGAACTACAAGAAATGGTGTAGGGCATTCTACACTCCATT encodes:
- the LOC130459442 gene encoding uncharacterized protein, whose translation is MGSCVSNKRSADSKWEGLTRKRTRTRISRWDEGAHALREAHPLCHHQDILITQIFPRLDWEGQSAVQSVCKQWRRWAKLRYRLPYHYPQGCYRAWLREWVIMDIIDNDGRDFHAWLDKDMTVYFDGFPLLFKEEEE
- the LOC130459988 gene encoding uncharacterized protein is translated as MLKKLAESKVEGGLNLGDDFDGYSDLDSPSESEDEDDVGYLVAPQHHKRGRGKQKQNDTETEEREATFYVGQQFENPKTFRKAIIDYSIDKGRNIPFSKNDSTRVCAECEHKDKGCKWRIWASWERGRRSFTVKTFVSEHTCGRTPIIKKMTSHWIAEHYQNLFKVNPYMRVQDIQETIWLEKGIRVSKDKAARARRRGQALIVGEYKEQYALLPRYAAEILRSNPGNTVKLKLDANVFDRLYLCFEALRKGFLAGCRPFISLDGCFLKGPFGGQLLVAVGRDGNNQMFPLAWVVCEVESTDTWSWFLELLATDLGTSEGAGYTFMSDQQKGLLAAVSNVFPQAESRVCARHVYCNFRGVFGGGLEYRKQFWTIAKSNTVNHFNENIEVMRGISHEAAEDLLKRNYKKWCRAFYTPLSCCDSVDNNMSEVFNAYILSARHKPIITMLEDIREGLMERLHKKRDFIGKKEIMLCPRIQIQLEKHKIWARGWNAYWDGGFCYGVREGATQVKYVVDLNQHTCSCNAWQVSGIPCKHAIVAIWNKVDHPEQYVNAYFCKQTYMKAYEFLLEPLNGPQEWPTSDSIVVAPKVKKVNGRPKTKRRYGVGEVTASGKLKRTCCSMKCSLCGVIGHNKRGCKNAPKQQQHSNNHATAEQTTPQQQHPRTSSTIPMHNRGVGIYTYPNGYQRIATPISQHFPTPQRQRPPAAFYSDHGGEQTIYSFPAHDFPLSQTQPSQGHTISSQALQDLAMARRLEKRP